AAGGAGACCCAGACGCTGTAAAAATCTCATCTTCTGATCTAAGTCTTGCTGTTCAGAGCTTGTCTGTTGGTGACTCAGGCATTACTGCTGGGGAAGGTTGGGCATCGGCTCCGGCGGAGGTTCCCAATGATATTAAGAAAAGTGGTTCTGACTCTGATATTACTTCGAATACCTTAACGGGACAGACTCGTAACATGGCTGAAG
This DNA window, taken from Brassica oleracea var. oleracea cultivar TO1000 unplaced genomic scaffold, BOL UnpScaffold32251, whole genome shotgun sequence, encodes the following:
- the LOC106322430 gene encoding uncharacterized protein LOC106322430, which codes for SLSVGDSGITAGEGWASAPAEVPNDIKKSGSDSDITSNTLTGQTRNMAE